One segment of Polaribacter huanghezhanensis DNA contains the following:
- a CDS encoding aminoacyl-histidine dipeptidase produces MNSEIKNLEPKAVWKNFADLNTVPRPSKKEERVIAFIVDFGKKLKLETVVDPVGNVIIKKRATAGFENRKTIVMQSHLDMVHQKNSDTDFDFDTQGIEMYVDGDWVTAKGTTLGADNGLGVAAIMSVLESTTIAHPAIEALFTIDEETGMTGAMGLEAGYLDGEILLNLDTEEDDEIGMGCAGGIDVTAKRSYSEEAISENTLAFTISVNGLNGGHSGMDIHKGLGNANKIMNRILFDGFENFGLRVSEINGGSLRNAIPRESEATVVIDTVSKEPFFFEMNELINSIYAEFKTIEPNLSIEISEVNPPEKVMELGVQEGFIKSVYATLNGVYRMSPDIKDLVETSNNIAKVVVKDGEILVNCLTRSSSESNKIDLANSIRAAFELAGFDVTFSGEYPGWLPNINSEILKILDNLYEKLHGEKAKIAACHAGLECGILGQNYPEMDMVSFGPTILGAHSPDERASISSTQKIWKFLQEILKNIPKKE; encoded by the coding sequence ATGAACTCAGAAATAAAAAACTTAGAACCAAAAGCTGTTTGGAAGAATTTTGCAGACTTAAACACTGTCCCAAGACCTTCAAAAAAAGAAGAAAGAGTCATTGCTTTTATAGTTGATTTTGGTAAAAAACTAAAATTAGAAACTGTTGTAGATCCTGTTGGAAATGTCATCATTAAAAAACGGGCAACTGCTGGATTTGAAAACAGAAAAACAATCGTGATGCAAAGTCACTTAGACATGGTACATCAAAAAAATTCTGATACTGATTTTGATTTTGATACGCAAGGAATCGAAATGTATGTTGATGGCGATTGGGTAACTGCAAAAGGCACCACTTTAGGTGCAGATAACGGCTTAGGAGTTGCTGCAATTATGAGTGTTTTAGAATCTACAACAATAGCACACCCTGCAATTGAAGCCTTATTTACCATTGATGAAGAAACTGGAATGACAGGTGCAATGGGATTAGAAGCTGGATATTTAGACGGAGAAATTCTATTAAATCTAGATACTGAAGAAGATGATGAAATTGGAATGGGTTGTGCTGGCGGAATTGATGTTACAGCAAAAAGAAGCTATTCTGAAGAAGCAATTTCTGAAAATACATTAGCATTTACGATTTCTGTAAACGGATTAAACGGCGGACATTCTGGAATGGATATTCACAAAGGATTAGGAAATGCAAATAAAATAATGAATCGTATTTTGTTTGATGGTTTTGAAAATTTTGGTTTGCGAGTTTCAGAAATAAATGGAGGAAGTTTACGCAATGCAATTCCTAGAGAAAGCGAAGCAACGGTTGTAATTGATACCGTTTCAAAAGAACCTTTCTTTTTTGAAATGAATGAATTAATCAACAGTATTTACGCCGAATTTAAAACTATTGAGCCTAATTTATCTATTGAGATTTCTGAAGTAAATCCTCCAGAAAAAGTAATGGAATTAGGTGTTCAAGAAGGATTTATAAAATCGGTTTATGCTACATTAAACGGAGTTTACAGAATGAGTCCAGACATTAAAGATTTGGTAGAAACTTCAAATAATATTGCAAAAGTTGTTGTAAAAGACGGAGAAATTTTAGTGAATTGTTTAACGCGCTCTTCCTCAGAAAGCAATAAAATAGACTTGGCAAATTCCATTCGTGCTGCTTTTGAATTGGCTGGATTTGACGTTACTTTCTCTGGAGAATATCCTGGTTGGTTGCCAAATATCAATTCAGAAATTTTAAAAATTTTAGATAATTTATATGAAAAACTACACGGAGAAAAAGCAAAAATAGCTGCTTGTCATGCTGGGTTAGAATGTGGAATTTTAGGTCAGAATTACCCAGAAATGGACATGGTTTCTTTTGGACCAACAATTTTAGGAGCACATTCTCCAGACGAAAGAGCAAGCATTTCATCAACCCAAAAAATTTGGAAATTCTTACAAGAAATACTTAAAAATATTCCTAAAAAAGAATAA
- a CDS encoding NAD(P)H-dependent oxidoreductase, producing MSIIKNLEWRYATKKFDATKVLSDLQINTLKKAFNLTATSYGLQPVKMVIVHNKKLQEELVKHSWNQQQISQASHVLVLCIQKNMSSEDVENYFSLVKKIRNTPDEIINPFKEYLKNDMDAKSEVDLHSWMTNQAYIALGNLMTVAASENIDSCPMEGFIPEKYDALLNLDKHNLKSVLVIPVGFRAEDDFMKDLKKVRKNTDEVIIEIN from the coding sequence ATGAGTATTATAAAAAATTTAGAATGGCGGTATGCAACAAAAAAATTTGATGCTACAAAAGTACTGTCAGATTTACAGATAAATACTTTAAAAAAAGCGTTTAATTTAACCGCAACTTCTTACGGATTACAACCGGTAAAAATGGTTATTGTTCATAATAAAAAACTACAAGAAGAATTGGTAAAACATTCTTGGAATCAACAACAAATCTCACAAGCGTCTCATGTTTTAGTCCTTTGCATTCAGAAAAATATGTCTAGCGAAGACGTAGAAAATTATTTTTCTTTAGTCAAGAAAATCAGAAATACACCCGATGAAATTATAAATCCGTTTAAAGAATATTTAAAAAATGATATGGATGCTAAATCTGAAGTTGATTTACATTCTTGGATGACAAATCAGGCCTATATCGCTTTGGGAAATTTAATGACGGTTGCGGCATCAGAAAATATTGATTCTTGTCCGATGGAAGGATTTATTCCTGAAAAATATGATGCACTTTTAAACCTAGATAAACACAATTTAAAATCAGTTTTAGTTATTCCTGTTGGCTTTAGAGCCGAAGATGATTTTATGAAGGACTTGAAAAAAGTTCGTAAAAATACCGATGAAGTCATTATCGAAATCAATTAA
- a CDS encoding DUF2851 family protein — MKEDFLHYVWRHQLFSKTNLQSTEFNQIEIVFPGMYNTNSGPDFLNAKIKIEDILWAGNVEIHVKSSDWYVHQHEKDANYDSVILHVVWEDDAEVFSKDNLSLPTINLSKLVAKDLLFNYQKLYSKEQRWIPCESTINTIDSFVFENWKERLFFERLEEKSVLINQLLNDSNSDYEAVLFKLLTKNFGLKTNGEAFLNLANSIDFSIVRKLQNDSFKLQALFFGQAGFLKTKSEEQYAIDLKTEYEYLKYKFKLEPIHNGQFQFFRMRPTNFPTIRIAQLVSLYQKHQNLFSKLMEIADVKEMYKFFSIDLNDFWKTHYTFQKTGLKSAKNSTKSFVDLLLINSVIPLKFNYLKSRGEVEEAEFLTLIQQLKPEQNSIISKFKEFGILSKNAFETQALLQLKKNYCAKKRCLQCAIGNVILNRI; from the coding sequence ATGAAGGAAGATTTTCTACATTATGTGTGGAGACATCAATTGTTCTCTAAAACAAATTTACAATCCACAGAATTTAATCAAATTGAAATTGTTTTTCCGGGAATGTATAATACCAATTCTGGGCCAGATTTTTTAAATGCTAAAATTAAGATTGAGGACATTTTATGGGCAGGAAATGTGGAGATTCATGTAAAATCTTCTGATTGGTATGTGCATCAACACGAGAAAGATGCTAATTACGATTCCGTTATTTTACACGTTGTTTGGGAAGATGATGCTGAAGTTTTTAGCAAAGATAATTTGTCTTTGCCAACCATAAATCTCTCTAAATTAGTTGCCAAAGATTTGTTGTTTAACTATCAAAAATTGTACTCAAAAGAACAGCGTTGGATTCCTTGTGAAAGTACAATTAATACAATTGATTCTTTTGTGTTTGAGAACTGGAAAGAGCGTTTGTTTTTTGAACGATTGGAAGAGAAATCAGTATTGATAAATCAATTATTAAACGATTCTAATTCTGATTATGAAGCAGTACTTTTTAAATTATTGACTAAAAATTTTGGATTGAAAACCAATGGAGAAGCATTTTTAAATCTAGCAAACTCTATTGATTTTTCTATCGTTAGAAAATTGCAAAATGATTCTTTTAAATTACAAGCATTATTTTTCGGTCAAGCTGGATTTTTAAAAACAAAATCTGAAGAACAATATGCAATCGATTTAAAAACTGAATATGAGTATTTAAAATACAAGTTCAAGTTAGAGCCAATTCACAACGGACAATTTCAATTTTTTAGAATGAGACCAACAAATTTTCCGACCATAAGAATTGCACAATTGGTTTCTTTGTATCAAAAGCACCAAAACTTGTTTTCTAAATTGATGGAAATTGCTGATGTAAAAGAAATGTATAAATTCTTTTCAATTGATTTAAATGATTTTTGGAAAACACATTACACCTTTCAGAAAACAGGATTGAAAAGTGCAAAAAATAGCACAAAATCATTTGTAGATTTATTGTTGATTAACTCTGTAATTCCTTTGAAATTTAATTATTTAAAAAGTAGAGGAGAAGTAGAAGAAGCTGAATTTTTAACATTAATTCAACAGTTAAAACCTGAGCAAAATTCAATTATTTCTAAATTTAAAGAATTTGGGATTCTTTCTAAAAATGCTTTTGAAACGCAAGCGTTGTTACAGCTTAAAAAGAACTATTGCGCAAAGAAACGATGTTTGCAATGCGCAATAGGAAATGTAATTTTAAATAGAATTTAG
- a CDS encoding alpha-ketoacid dehydrogenase subunit alpha/beta: MTQDTALSSSTKLSFNDFRNEVLNDYKIARISRECSLLGRREVLTGKAKFGIFGDGKEVPQLAMAKAFQKGDFRSGYYRDQTFMMALDELTAQQFFAGLYAHPSIEAEPMSAGRQMGGHFATHSLDENGDWKNLTKQYNSSADISPTAGQMPRLLGLAQASKIYRNVDELKNASTFSTNGNEIAWGTIGNASTSEGVFFETINAAGVLQVPMVMNVWDDEYGISVHAKYQTTKESISEILKGFQRDEKNNGYEIIVVNGWDYVQLIDVYQKASKIAREEHVPVLIHVKELTQPQGHSTSGSHERYKDENRLKWEQDFDCIAKMRSWILDFELEDGDGETLKFVTSEEELIALEKDAKKHVGEAKRNAWSAYLDEIKGEVKIALNILDKVAIKSSNKTFILKLKNELEAISDPIRKDILIATRKALRYLKDETFAEKTVLQNFIKNKINQGFDLFSTHLLSETEFATTNIPPVPPTYNSEKKLVDARVIMRDNFDAILQKHPEVLIFGEDAGFIGDVNQGLEGLQEKFGELRVSDTGIREATIIGQGIGMAMRGLRPIAEIQYLDYLLYALQIISDDLATLRYRTAGKQKAPLIIRTRGHRLEGIWHSGSPMGGIINNTRGMHVLVPRNMTKAAGFYNTLLEGDDPGLVIECLNGYRLKEELPTNLGDFKTAIGEIEVIKEGKDITVVSYGSTLRLVEEAAKELQQVDINIEIVDVQSLLPFDINKETVKSIAKTNRLLVVDEDVPGGASAYLLQEILENQNGYEHLDSKPTTLTSKAHRPAYGTDGDYFSKPSVEDIFETIYKIMHEANPTKYKSLY, from the coding sequence ATGACTCAAGACACTGCACTTTCTAGTTCAACAAAATTATCTTTTAATGATTTTCGAAACGAAGTTTTAAATGATTATAAAATTGCCCGTATTAGTAGAGAATGTAGTTTGTTAGGTCGTAGAGAAGTACTTACCGGAAAAGCAAAATTCGGAATTTTTGGAGACGGAAAAGAAGTGCCGCAATTGGCAATGGCAAAAGCTTTTCAAAAAGGAGATTTTAGATCTGGTTACTACAGAGATCAAACCTTTATGATGGCTTTGGACGAATTAACTGCGCAACAATTTTTTGCAGGTTTGTATGCGCACCCAAGTATAGAAGCAGAACCAATGTCGGCCGGAAGACAAATGGGCGGACATTTTGCAACGCATAGTTTAGATGAAAATGGAGACTGGAAAAATCTAACAAAACAATACAATTCTAGTGCAGATATCTCTCCGACTGCCGGACAAATGCCTCGTTTATTAGGATTGGCACAAGCATCAAAAATTTACAGAAATGTAGATGAATTAAAAAATGCTTCTACTTTTTCTACCAACGGAAACGAAATTGCTTGGGGAACAATTGGGAACGCAAGTACAAGCGAAGGCGTGTTTTTTGAAACTATAAATGCTGCTGGAGTTTTGCAAGTACCAATGGTAATGAATGTTTGGGACGATGAATACGGAATTTCGGTTCACGCAAAATATCAAACCACAAAAGAAAGTATTTCTGAAATTTTAAAAGGGTTTCAGAGAGACGAAAAAAATAACGGCTACGAAATTATTGTTGTCAACGGATGGGATTATGTGCAACTAATTGACGTGTATCAAAAAGCATCAAAAATCGCAAGAGAAGAACATGTTCCAGTTTTAATTCATGTAAAAGAATTAACACAACCTCAAGGTCATTCTACTTCTGGTTCTCATGAACGTTATAAAGACGAGAACAGATTAAAATGGGAACAAGATTTTGATTGTATCGCAAAGATGCGTTCTTGGATTTTAGATTTCGAATTAGAAGATGGCGATGGAGAAACTTTAAAATTTGTTACCTCAGAAGAAGAATTAATAGCACTAGAAAAAGATGCAAAAAAGCACGTTGGCGAGGCAAAGAGAAATGCTTGGAGTGCGTATTTAGATGAAATAAAAGGCGAAGTAAAAATAGCCCTCAATATCTTAGACAAAGTTGCTATTAAAAGCTCTAACAAGACTTTTATTCTAAAATTAAAAAACGAATTGGAAGCTATTTCTGACCCCATCAGAAAAGACATTTTAATTGCGACAAGAAAAGCGTTACGCTATCTAAAAGATGAAACTTTTGCTGAAAAGACTGTTTTACAAAACTTTATAAAAAACAAAATCAATCAAGGATTTGACTTATTCTCAACGCATTTATTGAGTGAAACCGAATTCGCAACAACAAATATACCTCCAGTACCACCAACATATAATTCTGAAAAGAAATTGGTGGATGCGAGAGTCATTATGAGAGATAATTTTGATGCTATCCTACAAAAACATCCAGAAGTTTTAATTTTTGGTGAAGATGCAGGTTTTATTGGTGATGTAAATCAAGGATTAGAAGGTTTACAAGAAAAATTTGGAGAATTAAGAGTTTCAGACACAGGAATTAGAGAAGCAACTATTATTGGACAAGGAATTGGAATGGCAATGAGAGGTTTACGCCCAATTGCAGAAATTCAATATTTAGATTATTTATTATACGCTTTGCAAATCATAAGTGATGATTTAGCAACCTTACGTTACAGAACCGCTGGAAAACAAAAAGCACCATTAATTATAAGAACTCGCGGACACAGATTAGAGGGTATTTGGCACTCTGGTTCTCCGATGGGCGGAATTATAAATAATACTCGCGGAATGCATGTTTTGGTTCCCAGGAACATGACAAAAGCCGCTGGTTTTTACAACACATTATTAGAGGGCGATGATCCAGGATTGGTTATAGAATGTTTAAATGGATATCGATTGAAAGAAGAATTACCAACCAATTTAGGTGATTTTAAAACCGCAATCGGAGAAATTGAAGTCATAAAAGAAGGAAAAGACATTACGGTTGTTTCTTACGGATCAACTTTAAGATTGGTAGAAGAAGCTGCAAAAGAATTACAACAGGTTGATATTAATATAGAGATTGTTGATGTGCAAAGTTTATTGCCTTTTGATATCAATAAAGAAACGGTAAAAAGTATAGCAAAAACAAACAGATTGTTGGTGGTTGATGAGGATGTTCCGGGCGGAGCTTCAGCATATTTATTACAAGAAATTTTAGAAAACCAAAACGGATATGAGCATTTAGACAGCAAACCAACAACATTGACTTCAAAAGCGCACAGACCAGCTTACGGAACCGATGGAGATTACTTCTCTAAACCTTCTGTTGAAGATATTTTTGAAACTATCTATAAAATAATGCACGAAGCAAACCCAACAAAGTATAAAAGTTTGTACTAA
- a CDS encoding aminopeptidase: protein MKLKLIFAFFLLLFVNRICAQTNSSRINAVLDAKNDVLKIQQELVYYNNSNQSLSEIYLLNWANSFKDKNTPLTKRLIEDYDKSLYFAKKNERGFSKILNVSVNYKPVPFTSDKNTEDILKIDLAEALNPADSIVISTSFTVKIPDAKFTGYGKTKTGYHLRYWYLTPVVFTTDWQLMSNLNIDDLFINITNYDIRLKVTENTFVTSNLTQKKESNSVYTLSGKNKTDVIISIDKKNNFTVYKTENIDVISDIPTKGINKKLTSDILNRELYFIESYLGKYPHKEILIDQISQNNNPIYGLNQLPKFLSPFSDVFDRDITFFKAITRKYIENTLLLNRRKDYWLIDGIQTYLMIEYVNTYYPEVKLLGNVSKIWGIRNFNFSKLNFNDKYPFIYQFSARQFLDQALTTRADSLSNFNRKITNKYKAGLGLQYLKGYLGDSIVKQSFKEYYKTHLLKVSKSADFNDIISSKTDKDLTWFFGDYINTNKKIDYTIKKIETENDSLKIDIKNKRNITAPVALYGVKNKEIKFKKWFTGIDSTKTVTIAKGDFDKVSLNYEQLYPEYNTLDNWKNVEKSILDKPIQLKLIKDIEDPYYNQLFYQPEFGYNYYDGVTLGLKLHNKPIIPRNFVFKLVPSYATKSQSVTGFASIMYNQYFEKSKIRQIIYGVSASNFHYAPELSYGIFAPYIAAVFKRHSLRDVGGSALTLKYVNVYKESAPNTSVREQDVYNVLNVKYLYSKPNIIEGISYKINTDISSNFTKFSTDIRYRKLTETNRLLDFRFFGGFFLNNNTSGNYFSFGLDRPSDYLFEQNYFGRSESSGIFSQQVIINDGGFKSVLPTRYANQFMVSFNSSIGLWKWVEYYNDVAFLKNKGASTYFAYENGIRFNFIHNILEIYFPMYSNNGWEITQNAYSSKIRFVLTARPSAIYNFFRRGFL, encoded by the coding sequence TTGAAGCTAAAACTAATCTTTGCATTTTTTCTTTTATTATTTGTGAATCGGATTTGCGCGCAAACAAATTCGAGTCGAATTAATGCAGTTTTAGATGCAAAAAATGATGTATTAAAAATTCAGCAAGAACTTGTTTACTACAACAATTCTAACCAATCTTTAAGCGAAATATATCTTCTTAATTGGGCAAATAGTTTTAAAGATAAAAACACACCATTAACAAAAAGATTGATTGAAGACTATGATAAATCACTCTATTTTGCAAAAAAGAATGAGCGTGGTTTTAGCAAGATTTTAAACGTATCTGTAAACTATAAACCGGTACCATTTACTTCGGATAAAAATACTGAAGACATTTTAAAAATTGATTTAGCCGAAGCGTTAAATCCTGCAGATTCTATTGTCATCAGTACTTCGTTTACTGTTAAAATTCCAGATGCTAAATTTACAGGTTACGGAAAAACAAAAACGGGGTATCATTTACGTTATTGGTATTTAACGCCTGTTGTTTTTACTACTGATTGGCAATTAATGAGCAATTTAAATATTGATGATTTATTTATAAATATCACCAATTATGACATCCGCTTAAAAGTTACCGAAAACACTTTTGTGACAAGTAATTTAACGCAAAAAAAAGAATCAAATTCGGTTTATACTTTGTCGGGGAAAAACAAAACAGATGTCATAATAAGTATTGATAAAAAAAATAATTTTACGGTTTATAAAACCGAAAATATTGATGTTATTTCTGACATTCCAACAAAGGGAATCAACAAAAAATTAACGTCTGATATTTTAAATAGAGAACTTTATTTTATAGAAAGCTACTTAGGTAAATACCCTCATAAAGAAATTTTAATTGATCAAATTTCTCAAAATAACAATCCTATTTATGGATTAAATCAATTGCCAAAATTTTTAAGTCCGTTTTCTGATGTTTTTGATAGAGATATCACCTTTTTTAAAGCGATTACAAGAAAATATATCGAAAACACTTTACTCTTAAACAGACGAAAAGATTACTGGCTGATAGACGGAATTCAAACCTATTTAATGATTGAATATGTAAATACATATTATCCAGAAGTAAAACTTTTAGGAAACGTTTCTAAAATTTGGGGAATCAGAAATTTTAATTTTTCTAAGCTAAATTTTAATGATAAATATCCGTTTATCTATCAATTTAGCGCGCGTCAATTTTTAGATCAAGCATTGACTACAAGAGCAGATTCTTTATCAAATTTTAATAGAAAAATTACCAACAAATACAAAGCTGGTTTAGGATTGCAATATTTAAAAGGATATTTAGGAGATTCTATTGTCAAACAAAGCTTTAAAGAATACTACAAAACGCATCTTTTAAAAGTTAGTAAAAGTGCTGATTTTAACGACATCATTTCATCGAAAACAGATAAAGATTTGACCTGGTTTTTTGGCGATTATATCAACACCAATAAAAAAATTGATTACACCATTAAAAAAATCGAAACAGAAAATGATTCTTTAAAAATTGACATCAAAAATAAAAGAAATATTACTGCTCCTGTTGCTTTATATGGCGTAAAAAACAAAGAAATAAAATTTAAAAAATGGTTTACGGGTATCGATTCTACAAAAACAGTAACCATTGCAAAAGGAGATTTTGATAAAGTATCTCTTAATTACGAGCAATTATACCCAGAATACAACACCTTAGATAATTGGAAAAATGTAGAAAAAAGCATTTTAGACAAACCCATACAATTAAAATTAATTAAAGATATTGAAGACCCTTATTACAATCAATTATTTTATCAGCCTGAGTTTGGCTACAATTATTATGATGGAGTTACACTTGGGTTAAAACTGCACAACAAACCTATAATCCCTCGAAATTTTGTTTTTAAATTAGTACCCTCTTACGCAACAAAAAGTCAGTCTGTAACGGGTTTTGCTTCTATAATGTACAATCAGTATTTCGAAAAATCTAAGATTCGACAAATTATTTACGGAGTTTCAGCGAGCAATTTTCATTATGCTCCAGAATTATCTTACGGTATTTTTGCTCCATATATTGCTGCCGTTTTTAAACGTCATAGTTTGCGTGATGTTGGCGGAAGCGCTCTAACCCTTAAATACGTGAATGTATACAAGGAATCTGCACCAAATACTTCTGTTAGAGAGCAAGATGTGTACAATGTTTTAAATGTAAAATACCTCTATTCTAAACCAAATATTATTGAAGGAATTTCGTACAAAATAAACACTGATATTTCATCAAACTTTACAAAATTTTCTACAGATATACGATATAGAAAACTAACTGAAACTAACAGACTATTAGATTTTAGATTTTTTGGCGGATTCTTTTTAAACAATAATACCTCAGGAAACTATTTTAGCTTTGGACTAGATCGTCCTTCAGATTATTTGTTTGAGCAAAATTATTTTGGGAGATCAGAAAGCTCAGGAATTTTTAGCCAACAAGTTATTATTAATGATGGTGGATTTAAATCTGTATTGCCAACGCGTTATGCAAATCAGTTTATGGTATCTTTTAACTCAAGTATCGGGCTTTGGAAATGGGTAGAATATTATAACGATGTCGCTTTTTTAAAGAACAAAGGTGCAAGTACTTATTTTGCGTACGAAAACGGAATTCGTTTTAATTTTATTCACAATATTCTAGAAATTTACTTCCCAATGTACTCTAATAATGGTTGGGAAATAACGCAAAATGCCTATTCAAGTAAAATTCGTTTTGTGTTAACCGCAAGACCTTCTGCCATTTACAACTTTTTTAGAAGAGGCTTTTTATAA
- a CDS encoding TIGR00730 family Rossman fold protein, translating to MDPKEEELIREKLDQKTWNEIKSNDSWAIFKIMSEFVTGYEKLSKIGPCVSIFGSARTKPEDKYYKLAEEVAYKLTQNGYGVITGGGPGIMEAGNKGAHRGKGTSVGLNIELPFEQHFNPWIDSDKNLEFDYFFVRKVMFVKYSQGFIVMPGGFGTMDELFEAITLIQTKKIGRFPIVLVGKDFWGGLLDWIKKTLIAEGNINAEDLNLFRIVDTANEAIDHLNKFYAKYSLKPNF from the coding sequence ATGGATCCGAAGGAAGAGGAATTAATTAGAGAGAAATTAGATCAAAAAACGTGGAATGAAATAAAATCAAACGACTCTTGGGCGATTTTTAAAATCATGTCTGAATTCGTTACAGGATATGAAAAATTAAGTAAAATTGGCCCCTGTGTTTCAATCTTTGGTTCTGCGAGAACAAAACCAGAAGATAAATATTATAAATTAGCTGAAGAAGTAGCCTACAAACTTACACAAAACGGTTATGGTGTAATTACTGGCGGCGGACCAGGAATTATGGAAGCTGGTAATAAAGGTGCGCACAGAGGAAAAGGAACTTCGGTTGGATTAAACATTGAATTGCCTTTTGAGCAGCACTTTAATCCGTGGATAGACAGCGATAAAAACTTAGAATTTGATTATTTCTTTGTTCGTAAAGTAATGTTTGTAAAATATTCTCAAGGATTTATTGTAATGCCTGGAGGTTTTGGCACAATGGATGAATTGTTTGAAGCAATTACCTTAATTCAAACTAAAAAAATTGGCCGTTTTCCTATCGTTTTAGTTGGTAAAGATTTTTGGGGCGGATTGTTAGATTGGATTAAAAAAACTTTAATTGCAGAAGGAAATATTAATGCAGAAGATTTAAATTTATTTAGAATTGTTGATACTGCTAATGAAGCCATAGATCATTTAAATAAGTTTTATGCAAAATACAGTCTAAAACCAAACTTCTAA